A portion of the Corynebacterium heidelbergense genome contains these proteins:
- the betT gene encoding choline BCCT transporter BetT — MGSSTSYGAEDIPAPKANWPVFIISSIGILAVTLWARFARENAESTLGSVTNWIITNLGWFYILTATVVIVFILAVAASKAGTIRLGPDHSRPQFSLFSWAAMLFAAGIGVDLLFFSVAEPVTQYFAPPMGPGETREAAQQAVTYALFHYGISGWAMYALMGMAFGYYAYRLNMPLAIRSALYPLIGKRIHGPLGEAVDIAAVLGTVFGIAASLGIGVVQLSYGLKLLFGWSDGPTTQIGLVALAVTVATASAVSGVDKGIKRLSEINVVLAIALAIYVVVTGRTGFLLDALVQNVGDYISGLPGMTMDTYAFSATPDQTKAWMASWTLFFWAWWVAWAPFVGLFLARISRGRTLRQFVIGVLTIPFLFILGWMSFFGNSALDRVLGGDVAFGKATMEAPQRGFYDLLSTHPGASILIALATLIGLLLYITSADSGALVMSNFTSKISDARQDGPVWSRIFWSILIGLLTIVLLQIDGVLTVQSATIVMGLPFAFVMYAIMAGLVRSLRLENYQKSASAVSIHAAMSGRSGAGEHPMAWRRRLSRANTWPDAAHAQKYLAQTAQPALEEVATELNDQGYSATLITDTATDLPVRFLDLRVGMGQEQDFRYQIYPVQQSVPAFTRNVGAAAEGEKYYRLEVFDNTGSLGYDVYGYNRDQLIHNVLDLYERHLQFLHMQRDLPGSSDLSDGADPVHTWAQD; from the coding sequence ATGGGCTCTTCCACCTCCTACGGTGCGGAGGATATTCCCGCCCCGAAGGCCAATTGGCCCGTTTTCATCATCTCCTCAATCGGTATTCTGGCGGTGACCCTATGGGCTCGTTTTGCCCGCGAGAATGCCGAATCCACGCTGGGTAGCGTGACAAATTGGATTATCACCAATTTGGGTTGGTTCTATATCCTCACGGCGACTGTCGTGATCGTTTTTATCCTCGCCGTCGCCGCATCCAAGGCCGGTACTATTCGATTGGGCCCAGACCATTCCCGGCCACAATTCAGCCTCTTTAGCTGGGCAGCAATGCTATTCGCGGCGGGCATCGGGGTGGACCTGCTGTTCTTCTCCGTTGCGGAGCCGGTAACCCAGTACTTTGCTCCGCCCATGGGACCGGGGGAGACCCGCGAGGCCGCCCAGCAGGCGGTGACGTACGCCCTGTTCCACTACGGAATCTCCGGGTGGGCCATGTACGCCCTCATGGGCATGGCTTTCGGCTACTACGCCTACCGGTTAAACATGCCCCTGGCCATCCGCAGCGCGCTGTACCCGCTTATCGGAAAGCGCATTCACGGCCCCCTGGGGGAGGCGGTGGATATCGCTGCGGTGCTGGGCACCGTCTTCGGCATCGCCGCTTCCCTGGGGATTGGCGTGGTCCAGTTGAGTTACGGCCTGAAGCTGCTTTTCGGCTGGTCCGACGGACCCACCACCCAAATCGGACTTGTGGCGCTGGCAGTCACCGTTGCCACCGCTTCCGCCGTGTCGGGCGTGGATAAGGGCATCAAGCGCCTGTCCGAAATCAATGTGGTGCTCGCCATTGCCCTGGCCATCTACGTGGTGGTCACCGGACGGACCGGTTTTCTTCTGGACGCCCTGGTGCAAAACGTGGGTGACTACATCTCGGGCCTGCCCGGAATGACCATGGATACCTACGCTTTCTCGGCCACCCCCGATCAAACCAAGGCCTGGATGGCCAGTTGGACCCTGTTCTTCTGGGCCTGGTGGGTGGCTTGGGCTCCGTTTGTGGGGCTCTTCCTTGCCCGCATCTCCCGCGGCAGGACCCTGCGCCAGTTTGTCATCGGGGTTTTGACCATTCCCTTCCTCTTCATCCTCGGGTGGATGAGCTTTTTCGGTAACTCCGCCCTGGACCGGGTTCTGGGCGGCGACGTCGCCTTCGGGAAAGCGACGATGGAAGCCCCCCAGCGCGGCTTTTATGATCTGCTATCCACCCACCCCGGCGCCTCTATCCTCATCGCCCTAGCAACGCTGATCGGGCTGCTGCTTTACATCACCTCGGCTGACTCGGGGGCCCTGGTGATGAGTAACTTCACCTCGAAGATCAGCGACGCCCGGCAGGACGGCCCCGTGTGGTCTCGTATCTTCTGGTCCATCCTGATTGGCTTGCTCACCATTGTGTTGCTCCAGATTGACGGCGTGCTCACGGTGCAGTCGGCGACCATCGTCATGGGGCTGCCCTTCGCCTTCGTTATGTACGCCATCATGGCCGGGCTAGTCCGTTCCCTGCGGCTGGAAAATTACCAAAAGAGCGCATCTGCCGTGTCTATCCATGCCGCGATGTCCGGGCGCAGCGGCGCTGGGGAGCACCCCATGGCCTGGCGCCGCAGGCTGTCCCGGGCGAACACGTGGCCGGATGCCGCCCATGCCCAGAAGTACCTGGCGCAGACCGCCCAGCCGGCCCTGGAGGAGGTCGCCACCGAGCTCAACGACCAGGGGTACTCCGCCACCTTAATCACGGATACCGCCACCGATCTGCCCGTACGGTTCCTCGACCTGCGCGTGGGCATGGGTCAAGAGCAGGATTTCCGCTACCAGATCTATCCCGTCCAGCAGTCCGTGCCGGCCTTCACCCGCAACGTCGGAGCGGCCGCGGAAGGGGAGAAGTACTACCGGCTGGAGGTCTTCGACAACACCGGTTCGCTGGGCTACGACGTCTACGGGTATAACCGGGACCAGCTGATCCACAATGTGCTGGATCTCTACGAGCGCCACCTGCAGTTCCTGCACATGCAACGGGACCTGCCCGGCTCCTCCGACCTGTCCGACGGCGCAGATCCGGTCCACACTTGGGCCCAGGACTGA
- the betA gene encoding choline dehydrogenase: MALTKKIRAAYSRHDRSGEVIEDRRRDVVIVGGGSAGCVLANRLSENARTEVLVLEAGRPDSLWDLFIHMPAAFSFPIGDKHYDWMYESAPEPEMNGRRIYHARGKVLGGSSSVNGMIFQRGNPMDYEKWGALKGMGNWDFAHVLPYFNRMETALGAEPGDPRRGHSGPLKLTRGPATSPLFQAFFRSVQQAGYNLTNDVNGYRQEGFAPFDRNILGGKRLSAARAYLHPVMGRKNLDVRTRALTTKVLFEGTRAVGVEYEWKGAKRRVYADKVILCGGAFNTPQLLQVSGVGPKEVLEKAGVPVRKDLPGVGENLQDHLEVYVQYNVTKPVSSQPYLKKWRRPFLGLQWLLTKKGPVATSHFEAGGFARSNDAEDYPNLMFHFLPMAVRYDGTQPEGTHGFQFHVGPMYSDTLGHVHITSPDPKVKPEIIFNYLATGQDRREWVEAVRVSRRLLDTPAMKEYTDGEISPGPQVETDEEILEWVRNDAETALHPSCTAKMGPAEDPMAVVDPDSMQVHGCENLYVVDASVMPIITNGNIYAPVMMLAEKAADLIRGRKPLNPVNVPFYRAKQDMPLYAEGEAVRDHTQAIPGAAD, translated from the coding sequence TTGGCTCTGACGAAGAAGATTCGCGCCGCTTACTCCCGCCATGACCGCAGCGGGGAGGTGATCGAAGACCGTCGGCGCGACGTCGTGATTGTCGGCGGAGGCTCTGCCGGGTGCGTCCTGGCCAACCGGCTCAGCGAGAACGCCCGCACCGAGGTGCTGGTGCTCGAGGCCGGGCGCCCGGACAGCCTATGGGACCTGTTCATCCACATGCCCGCAGCATTCTCCTTCCCCATCGGGGACAAGCACTACGACTGGATGTACGAGTCCGCCCCCGAACCGGAGATGAATGGCCGCCGGATTTACCATGCCCGCGGCAAGGTGCTGGGCGGCTCCAGTTCCGTCAACGGCATGATCTTCCAGCGCGGCAACCCCATGGACTACGAGAAGTGGGGGGCCCTCAAGGGAATGGGAAACTGGGACTTTGCCCACGTCCTGCCCTACTTCAACCGGATGGAAACGGCCCTGGGCGCGGAACCGGGTGATCCCCGCCGGGGCCACAGCGGGCCGCTGAAGCTCACCCGCGGTCCGGCGACCAGCCCGCTGTTCCAGGCCTTCTTCCGCTCGGTGCAACAGGCCGGGTACAACCTCACCAACGATGTCAACGGCTACCGGCAGGAGGGCTTTGCCCCCTTCGACCGCAACATCCTCGGCGGCAAGCGCCTGTCGGCCGCCCGCGCTTACCTGCATCCCGTTATGGGCCGCAAGAATTTGGATGTGCGCACCCGAGCCCTGACCACGAAGGTGCTTTTCGAGGGGACCCGCGCAGTGGGCGTGGAATACGAGTGGAAGGGTGCCAAGCGCCGCGTCTATGCGGACAAGGTGATTCTGTGCGGCGGCGCCTTCAACACACCCCAGTTGCTGCAGGTATCCGGCGTGGGGCCGAAGGAGGTACTGGAGAAGGCGGGCGTCCCGGTCCGCAAGGACCTGCCCGGAGTTGGCGAGAACCTCCAGGACCACCTGGAAGTGTACGTCCAGTACAACGTGACGAAGCCAGTGAGCTCCCAGCCCTATCTAAAGAAGTGGCGCCGCCCCTTCCTGGGATTGCAGTGGCTACTGACGAAGAAGGGGCCGGTGGCCACCAGCCACTTCGAGGCAGGGGGCTTCGCCCGCTCCAACGACGCCGAGGACTACCCGAACCTCATGTTCCACTTCCTCCCCATGGCGGTGCGCTACGACGGCACCCAGCCGGAGGGAACCCACGGCTTCCAATTCCACGTGGGGCCGATGTACTCGGACACCCTGGGCCACGTCCACATCACGAGCCCGGACCCGAAGGTCAAGCCGGAGATCATCTTCAACTACTTGGCCACCGGCCAGGATCGCCGGGAGTGGGTGGAAGCCGTGCGCGTGTCCCGTCGGCTGCTGGATACCCCGGCAATGAAGGAATACACGGACGGGGAAATCTCCCCCGGGCCGCAGGTAGAGACGGACGAGGAGATCCTGGAGTGGGTCCGCAACGACGCGGAGACAGCCCTCCATCCCTCCTGCACGGCGAAGATGGGCCCGGCGGAAGATCCCATGGCCGTGGTGGACCCGGACAGCATGCAGGTACACGGGTGCGAGAACCTTTACGTGGTGGACGCCTCGGTCATGCCTATCATCACCAACGGCAACATCTATGCCCCGGTGATGATGCTCGCAGAGAAGGCTGCCGACCTCATCCGGGGCCGCAAGCCGCTCAATCCCGTGAACGTGCCGTTCTACCGGGCCAAGCAGGATATGCCGCTCTACGCCGAGGGCGAGGCCGTGCGGGATCACACGCAGGCCATCCCGGGTGCGGCAGACTAG
- the trmD gene encoding tRNA (guanosine(37)-N1)-methyltransferase TrmD has translation MRLDIVSIFPEYFEPLRHALVGKALETGILDIRIHNLRSWAKDAHKSVDHTPYGGGPGMVMTPTVWGPALSDVATMAGPAGAQASLTTAAQHRLNVTATEGAGDDDRRCDDVANEIPTLIVPTPTGKLFTQAMAEEWSQRSRLVFACGRYEGIDQRVIEDAARTYRVQEVSIGDYVLIGGEVAVLVIAEAIVRLIPGVLGNQASHQEDSFQDGLLEGPSYTKPRSWRGLDVPEVLFSGNHAKVARWRREQSLRRTLANRPELIEILRRQGGLGADDEDFLKGIQGGPASNQN, from the coding sequence ATGCGTCTCGACATTGTGAGCATATTTCCTGAGTACTTCGAGCCGTTGCGACACGCCCTGGTGGGGAAGGCCCTCGAAACAGGGATCCTGGACATTCGAATACATAACTTGCGCTCTTGGGCTAAAGACGCGCACAAATCTGTGGACCACACCCCCTATGGGGGAGGACCTGGCATGGTGATGACACCAACCGTCTGGGGGCCCGCGCTGTCAGATGTGGCCACGATGGCTGGCCCTGCCGGTGCGCAGGCTTCCCTGACAACGGCTGCACAACACCGATTGAATGTAACCGCAACAGAGGGTGCTGGGGACGATGATAGGCGCTGCGATGATGTCGCTAATGAAATCCCTACCCTGATTGTTCCTACTCCCACAGGGAAGCTGTTCACCCAGGCGATGGCCGAAGAGTGGTCCCAGCGCAGCCGCTTGGTCTTCGCCTGCGGTCGCTATGAGGGGATCGACCAAAGGGTTATCGAGGATGCCGCGAGAACCTATCGCGTGCAAGAAGTAAGTATCGGTGATTACGTGCTCATCGGCGGGGAGGTTGCGGTTCTGGTGATTGCTGAAGCTATCGTCCGCCTAATTCCGGGTGTGCTGGGCAACCAGGCCAGTCACCAAGAGGACAGCTTCCAGGACGGCCTGTTGGAGGGTCCCAGCTACACCAAACCGAGGTCCTGGCGGGGGCTAGATGTCCCGGAGGTGCTGTTCAGCGGAAACCACGCGAAGGTGGCGCGGTGGCGGCGGGAGCAATCCTTGCGGCGGACGCTGGCGAACCGGCCGGAGCTGATCGAGATCCTGCGGCGACAGGGAGGTCTCGGCGCTGACGACGAGGACTTCCTCAAGGGGATTCAGGGCGGCCCCGCCAGCAACCAAAACTAG
- the rimM gene encoding ribosome maturation factor RimM (Essential for efficient processing of 16S rRNA): MDKVRIGRVVKPHGVRGEVVVEVTTDDVNRRFAPGSQLDGVQGTRGKTLTVRGMRPHQGRMLIAFEEITDRTSAESLRGLSFYAEPLPEEDGESFYDDELVGLAVHNGLTRIASEGCGPSIGHISGVQHTPAGQLLEVLIDEGSNLPNAGRSVLIPFKRPIVPIVDLEAGLIVIKPPEGLLEL; the protein is encoded by the coding sequence ATGGACAAAGTGCGCATTGGGCGAGTGGTAAAGCCCCACGGTGTTCGCGGCGAGGTCGTCGTAGAGGTGACAACGGACGATGTCAACCGCCGCTTCGCGCCCGGAAGCCAGCTCGATGGAGTGCAGGGGACGCGAGGAAAGACCTTAACGGTACGGGGGATGCGTCCGCACCAGGGTCGCATGCTAATCGCCTTCGAGGAAATAACGGACCGTACGAGTGCCGAGTCTTTGCGTGGACTGAGCTTCTACGCCGAACCGCTTCCGGAGGAGGATGGTGAATCCTTCTACGACGACGAACTCGTTGGTTTAGCGGTCCACAACGGGCTTACCCGGATAGCTTCGGAGGGTTGTGGTCCCAGTATCGGCCATATATCAGGCGTTCAGCACACCCCAGCAGGGCAACTGCTCGAGGTTCTAATCGATGAGGGCTCGAATCTACCCAATGCGGGACGAAGTGTTCTCATCCCCTTTAAACGGCCGATTGTGCCCATTGTGGATTTGGAAGCAGGTTTGATCGTGATCAAGCCGCCCGAAGGTTTGCTGGAGCTGTAG
- the gdhA gene encoding NADP-specific glutamate dehydrogenase: MSVDSTIKGYYDKILNRNPGEPEFHQAVHEVLQSLKFVLTKDAHYDDFGLIERMVEPERQIIFRVPWVDDTGVVQVNRGFRVQFNSTLGPYKGGLRFHPSVNLGIVKFLGFEQIFKNSLTGLPIGGAKGGADFDPKGRSDREVMTFCQSFMTELHRHIGEYRDVPAGDIGVGGREIGYLFGQYRRLTNEYESGVLTGKGLKWGGSLVRTEATGYGAVYFTQEMLSADKQRFDGARVTVSGSGNVAIYAAQKAQELGATVIAMSDSSGYVHAPDGINIELLKDVKERRRGRMSDYAAEVDRVTYRDSGSIWDIETDVALPCATQNELDGEAAKTLADQGCRYVAEGANMPCTADAVDVFRRRGIHFAPGKAANAGGVATSALEMQQNASRDSWSFGYTDKRLRSIMSNIFQTCATTAEEYDQPGNYVVGANIAGFKKVADAMLAQGVI; this comes from the coding sequence ATGTCCGTTGACTCGACGATAAAGGGTTACTACGACAAGATCCTAAACCGGAATCCCGGTGAGCCGGAGTTCCATCAGGCTGTACACGAGGTGCTGCAAAGTCTGAAGTTCGTACTCACAAAAGATGCACATTATGACGACTTCGGGTTGATCGAGCGGATGGTCGAACCGGAACGTCAAATTATCTTCAGGGTTCCCTGGGTCGACGACACCGGAGTCGTGCAGGTTAATAGGGGCTTCCGAGTGCAATTCAATTCTACGCTTGGGCCCTACAAAGGTGGTTTAAGGTTCCATCCTTCGGTCAATCTCGGGATCGTTAAATTTCTAGGGTTCGAACAAATTTTCAAAAACTCCCTCACAGGCCTGCCGATCGGAGGCGCCAAGGGCGGGGCAGACTTCGATCCCAAGGGTAGAAGTGATCGTGAAGTCATGACCTTTTGTCAGTCGTTCATGACGGAGCTCCATCGACACATAGGCGAGTATCGGGATGTTCCGGCCGGTGATATAGGTGTTGGTGGTCGCGAAATCGGTTATTTGTTTGGTCAGTACCGCCGTCTCACAAACGAATACGAATCGGGCGTCCTCACTGGAAAGGGACTCAAGTGGGGAGGCTCCCTGGTGAGGACCGAGGCAACTGGTTACGGCGCCGTCTACTTCACCCAAGAGATGCTCAGCGCAGACAAGCAGCGCTTTGACGGGGCTCGTGTTACCGTTTCGGGTTCCGGCAATGTCGCGATTTACGCGGCTCAAAAGGCGCAGGAACTAGGTGCCACCGTGATTGCAATGTCCGATTCTTCCGGGTACGTACATGCTCCCGACGGGATCAATATCGAGTTGCTCAAGGATGTTAAGGAACGCCGACGGGGGCGGATGTCGGACTACGCTGCAGAGGTTGATCGTGTCACCTATCGAGACTCGGGGAGCATTTGGGACATTGAAACTGACGTGGCACTGCCGTGCGCGACCCAGAACGAGCTCGACGGAGAAGCCGCGAAGACTTTGGCGGATCAAGGGTGTCGTTATGTCGCAGAGGGAGCTAATATGCCCTGTACGGCAGATGCCGTGGACGTCTTCCGCCGACGGGGTATCCACTTCGCACCTGGCAAAGCCGCGAATGCCGGTGGGGTGGCAACCTCGGCTTTGGAAATGCAGCAAAATGCGTCTCGCGACTCCTGGAGTTTCGGCTACACGGACAAGCGGCTGCGTTCGATCATGAGTAACATCTTCCAAACCTGTGCGACCACAGCAGAGGAGTACGACCAACCGGGCAATTACGTGGTGGGTGCGAACATCGCGGGATTCAAGAAGGTCGCAGACGCCATGCTGGCGCAGGGCGTCATATAG
- the rpsP gene encoding 30S ribosomal protein S16, which yields MAVKIKLQRLGKIRTPEYRVVVADSRTRRSGKVIENLGIYQPKYDPSIIEINSERAQYWLGVGAQPTEPVLALLKVTGDWQKFKGFKGAEGTLKAQPEKTSKLDLFNAALAEAADAPTAEAITEKKRKAREEAEAKAAAEAAAEDEVDEQQAKSEASENAEN from the coding sequence ATGGCCGTCAAGATCAAGCTGCAGCGCCTCGGCAAGATTCGGACCCCCGAGTACCGCGTCGTGGTTGCCGATTCCCGGACCCGCCGTTCCGGCAAGGTGATCGAGAACCTGGGCATCTACCAGCCCAAGTACGATCCCTCCATCATCGAGATTAACTCCGAGCGGGCCCAGTACTGGCTCGGTGTGGGCGCTCAGCCCACGGAGCCGGTTCTGGCCCTGCTGAAGGTGACCGGGGACTGGCAGAAGTTCAAGGGCTTTAAGGGCGCCGAGGGCACCCTGAAGGCTCAGCCGGAGAAGACCTCCAAGCTGGACCTGTTCAACGCTGCTCTCGCCGAGGCTGCGGATGCCCCCACCGCGGAGGCCATCACCGAGAAGAAGCGCAAGGCCCGCGAAGAGGCCGAAGCAAAGGCTGCCGCGGAAGCGGCTGCTGAGGATGAAGTCGACGAACAGCAGGCGAAGTCCGAGGCCTCGGAGAACGCCGAAAACTAG
- a CDS encoding protein adenylyltransferase SelO, with protein sequence MPHHPGQLPTLHHHFASALPEMSVSYTPRSAEGAELGVFNEKLAEDLGLDPDWLRTPDGLGFLTGTRLHPAAQPVAQGYSGHQFGGFSPRLGDGRAVLLGELHTPAGQTVDIHLKGSGPTPFSRGGDGYAALGPMLREYLVSEAMHALGVPTTRALAVIRTGAQIVRPNTTDPDKAGVFEHQQGAILVRVAGSHLRVGSVQYARLLQTEQNTGPLARLLGVARERHYPHLPQGDYLGLYRAVCQGQAELVAQWMRLGFVHGVLNTDNTTLSGETIDYGPCAFLDRLDPDTWFSSVDTHGRYAYRNQPSIIMWNLARLAEAMLPLVDVEAIGAELEGFPAVYRRAWLAHMGRTLGLSAHLQADPATRDVATALIDELPGTLHAAELDMHHFYRDLAYRDLAAGTVEAPTPQLRDWIARWGDLRPDRAAMAEVNPLIIPRNHVLNAALGNAEAGDMGPYLRLLDAVTHPFRDSADVRELDRPAHPDAAKTTTYCGT encoded by the coding sequence ATGCCCCACCACCCTGGCCAGCTCCCCACCCTCCACCACCACTTCGCCTCCGCGCTTCCGGAAATGTCCGTTTCCTACACTCCCCGCAGCGCCGAGGGCGCGGAGCTTGGCGTCTTTAATGAGAAATTGGCCGAGGACCTGGGCCTGGACCCCGACTGGTTGCGTACACCCGACGGCCTCGGGTTCCTCACCGGCACGCGGCTGCATCCGGCAGCCCAACCGGTCGCCCAGGGCTACTCCGGCCACCAATTCGGCGGATTCTCCCCGCGCCTCGGCGACGGGCGCGCAGTGCTGCTCGGGGAACTACACACGCCCGCCGGCCAAACGGTGGACATCCACCTCAAAGGATCCGGCCCCACCCCCTTCTCCCGCGGCGGGGACGGTTATGCCGCGCTGGGACCAATGCTGCGCGAATACCTGGTCAGCGAAGCGATGCACGCGCTAGGGGTTCCCACTACCCGAGCCCTGGCTGTCATTCGGACCGGGGCGCAGATCGTGCGACCCAACACCACCGACCCCGACAAAGCCGGGGTGTTCGAACACCAGCAGGGCGCGATCCTCGTGCGGGTCGCTGGCAGCCACCTGCGGGTGGGAAGCGTCCAGTACGCCCGGCTCCTGCAGACCGAGCAGAACACCGGCCCGCTGGCTCGCCTGCTAGGTGTGGCCCGGGAAAGGCACTATCCTCACCTGCCCCAGGGGGACTACCTGGGCCTGTACCGAGCGGTGTGCCAGGGGCAGGCCGAGCTGGTGGCCCAATGGATGCGGCTGGGTTTCGTCCACGGCGTGCTCAACACAGACAACACCACCTTGTCCGGGGAGACCATCGACTACGGCCCCTGCGCCTTTCTAGACCGCCTAGACCCCGACACCTGGTTCAGCTCCGTGGACACCCACGGGCGCTACGCCTACCGGAACCAGCCCTCCATCATCATGTGGAACCTTGCCCGGCTGGCGGAGGCGATGCTCCCCCTCGTAGACGTGGAGGCCATCGGCGCTGAGCTGGAGGGCTTCCCCGCCGTATACCGACGCGCGTGGCTGGCACACATGGGCCGAACACTCGGCCTTAGCGCCCATCTACAAGCCGACCCTGCTACCCGGGACGTGGCTACCGCCCTTATCGACGAACTGCCGGGGACCTTGCACGCCGCCGAGCTCGACATGCACCACTTTTACCGGGACCTGGCCTACCGAGACCTGGCCGCTGGAACCGTGGAGGCTCCGACCCCGCAACTGCGCGATTGGATCGCCCGCTGGGGCGACCTCCGGCCGGACCGCGCCGCCATGGCCGAAGTTAATCCCCTCATTATTCCCCGCAACCACGTTCTGAACGCGGCACTCGGCAACGCAGAAGCAGGCGACATGGGGCCTTACCTGCGGCTTCTGGATGCGGTCACCCATCCCTTCCGGGACAGCGCCGACGTGCGGGAGTTGGACCGGCCCGCTCACCCGGACGCGGCCAAAACGACCACATACTGCGGGACTTAA
- a CDS encoding RBBP9/YdeN family alpha/beta hydrolase, which yields MTTILISPGYTNSGPDHWQTLLEGKFTHTLRVQQKSWDLVERQSWIEGIQAAVDRIPAQDDILMVGHSCGAVAVAQWACEMPIERRVKALILVAPADVEAQRALPAISPQAPLPSTPIPYSSLLVTSDDDPFLTSERARQFARQWQVSPHHHFESGGHFATNDGFGQWPWIDEIIGQFAEY from the coding sequence ATGACGACCATTCTGATCTCGCCCGGGTATACGAATTCAGGCCCCGATCACTGGCAGACCCTTCTCGAGGGTAAATTCACACATACCCTCAGGGTCCAGCAGAAGTCCTGGGACCTGGTCGAGCGTCAAAGCTGGATAGAAGGAATCCAAGCAGCGGTGGACAGGATCCCAGCGCAAGACGACATCCTTATGGTAGGTCACAGTTGCGGGGCTGTAGCAGTTGCACAATGGGCATGTGAGATGCCCATCGAACGGCGAGTGAAGGCACTGATCCTCGTGGCGCCAGCAGATGTGGAAGCCCAACGGGCCCTGCCCGCTATTTCTCCCCAGGCACCGCTCCCATCTACGCCTATCCCATACTCATCTCTGTTGGTCACAAGCGATGATGATCCCTTTTTGACGAGCGAGAGGGCACGCCAATTCGCTCGCCAGTGGCAGGTTTCCCCGCACCACCACTTCGAAAGCGGAGGACATTTCGCGACGAACGACGGATTTGGGCAATGGCCGTGGATCGACGAGATTATCGGTCAATTCGCGGAATACTAG
- the ffh gene encoding signal recognition particle protein — MFESLSDRLSGALKGLRGKGRLTEEDVNTTAREIRLALLEADVSLPVVRAFIKRIKERANGVVVSEALNPAQQVIKIVNEELQGILGGETRRLNLAKNPPTIIMLAGLQGAGKTTLAGKLARHLAKQGHTPMLVACDLQRPGAVQQLQIVGERAGVPTFAPDPGTSLDSHDHELGTSHGDPVDVAQRGIEEAYRTQHDIVIIDTAGRLGIDEELMRQARNIRDAVEPDEVLFVIDAMIGQDAVTTAEAFRDGVDFTGVVLTKLDGDARGGAALSIREVTGKPIMFASTGEKLEDFDTFHPDRMASRILGMGDVLTLIEQAEQVMDQEQAQSSAMRMASGELTLEDFLDQMMMIRRMGPMGNILKMLPGGSQMNQLADMVDEKQLDRIQAIIRGMTPAERRDPKILNASRRKRIANGSGVSVQEVNQLVERFFEARKMMSKMAGQFGMGGRSATKKQKQRKGKKGKKGKNNRPRGGQRPNVGPNAMPQGMPQGMPQGMPDLKALQQQMPPGFEDIDFSKLDFGKMEKKGKPPRGR; from the coding sequence GTGTTCGAGTCGCTATCAGACCGTCTATCCGGAGCGCTCAAGGGCCTGCGCGGTAAGGGGCGCTTGACGGAGGAGGACGTCAACACGACCGCCCGCGAGATTCGGCTCGCGTTGCTGGAGGCAGACGTCTCCCTGCCCGTCGTGCGCGCCTTCATCAAGCGGATCAAGGAACGCGCCAACGGGGTTGTGGTCTCCGAGGCGCTTAACCCCGCGCAGCAGGTCATCAAGATCGTTAACGAGGAACTGCAGGGGATCCTCGGCGGGGAAACCCGCCGGCTCAATTTGGCCAAGAACCCGCCGACGATCATCATGCTCGCCGGCCTGCAGGGTGCCGGTAAGACGACCCTGGCCGGCAAGCTCGCCCGCCATCTGGCCAAGCAGGGGCACACCCCGATGCTCGTGGCCTGTGACTTGCAGCGCCCGGGCGCGGTGCAGCAGCTCCAGATCGTCGGTGAGCGGGCCGGTGTGCCTACGTTTGCCCCGGATCCCGGCACTAGCCTGGACTCCCACGATCACGAGCTGGGTACGAGTCACGGTGACCCCGTCGATGTCGCACAGCGCGGCATTGAGGAGGCCTACCGCACTCAGCACGACATCGTCATCATCGACACCGCCGGTCGTCTGGGCATTGACGAGGAGCTCATGCGCCAGGCCCGGAACATCCGGGACGCGGTGGAACCGGACGAGGTCCTGTTCGTCATCGATGCGATGATCGGCCAGGATGCGGTGACGACGGCGGAGGCCTTCCGGGATGGCGTCGACTTCACGGGTGTGGTCCTGACCAAGCTGGACGGCGACGCCCGCGGTGGTGCCGCGCTTTCCATTCGGGAAGTCACCGGCAAGCCCATCATGTTCGCCTCCACCGGTGAGAAGCTGGAGGATTTCGATACCTTCCACCCGGATCGAATGGCCTCCCGCATTCTGGGCATGGGGGATGTTCTCACGCTCATCGAGCAGGCCGAGCAGGTCATGGACCAGGAGCAGGCGCAGAGCTCCGCGATGCGCATGGCCTCCGGGGAGCTGACGCTGGAGGACTTCTTGGATCAGATGATGATGATCCGCCGGATGGGCCCAATGGGCAACATCCTGAAAATGCTGCCCGGCGGTTCCCAGATGAACCAGTTGGCGGACATGGTCGACGAGAAGCAACTCGATCGAATCCAAGCCATCATTCGCGGCATGACCCCCGCCGAACGACGGGATCCGAAGATCCTCAACGCCTCCCGGCGCAAGCGCATCGCTAACGGTTCAGGCGTGAGCGTCCAGGAAGTCAACCAGCTTGTCGAGCGGTTCTTCGAGGCCCGCAAGATGATGTCCAAGATGGCCGGGCAGTTCGGAATGGGCGGCCGTTCCGCCACGAAGAAGCAGAAGCAGCGCAAGGGCAAGAAGGGTAAGAAGGGCAAGAACAACCGGCCCCGCGGGGGACAGCGGCCGAACGTCGGCCCCAACGCGATGCCGCAGGGGATGCCCCAGGGAATGCCACAGGGTATGCCGGATCTCAAGGCCCTTCAGCAGCAGATGCCCCCGGGTTTCGAAGACATCGACTTCTCCAAGTTGGATTTCGGCAAGATGGAGAAGAAGGGCAAGCCGCCCCGAGGCCGGTAA